The DNA window TGGCATTAGTTGGTGAATCGGGTGGCGGCAAAACGACGATTTCAAATCTACTCATGGGACTTTATGTGCCACAACAGGGAGCGATTCTTATTGATGGACAAGCAACTGACACTATTCGACGGCGCGACCTGCGGCAATCGATAGCCACTGTATTTCAAGACGCCTCGCTTTTTAGCGGAACGATACGAGAAAACATTGCCTATGCGAAACCGGGTGCAAGTGATAAAGAAATATTTGCTGCCGCCAAAGTAGCTAACGCGCTAGGATTCATCAACAAACTCGACAAAGGACTTAACACCGAGATTGGCGAGCGTGGCATAAAGTTGAGTGGTGGCCAAAAACAGCGACTTGCTATCGCCCGCGCCGTGTTGAAAGATGCACCAATCTTAATTCTCGATGAGGCAACCAGTAGTCTGGATAGTCGGGCTGAACACGAAGTGCAAGAGGCACTTAATCGACTCATGCAGGGGCGAACAGTGCTTATTATTGCTCATCGACTTAGCACAATTGCTGGCGTTGATGTAATAGTGACACTAAAAGACGGTCGTGTCGACGAAGTCGGTACGCCCGCAAGGCTTGCTATGACAAATGGTATCTACGGTCAGCTTTTGGCGCTTCAGATGGGCACTACTGAAGCCGCAAAGAAGAAATTAGCCGAGTACGAAATCACCAGTTAGGGATGACGGTTAATCTGTTTTAGCGCGAAACGGTAAACGGCAACAATCGGTATGAGCGATATAGCAAGGATTGGCATGCCAAGCCATAGTACCAGCTCCATATTAGCTGTATCGGGCACGAACTGTCTCTCGATAATTGCCGGAACAATAATAGCCAGCGCCCAGAGCAGTGAGATCACGCCCAGAAGATAGGTGGTAAGTAATAATCCATAAAGGACTCGCAACTTGCGGGATGTATAGAAAATGACCAAATACAGTGAGCCGCGGAGCAAGATCGAAACAGTGAGCAGGGCAATTGGCCACCACAGCGCGCCGCCAATATGAACCAGCAGACCACTAAATGTGATCATGAACTGTGCATATGCAAAAACGAGAAGGGTATGTGTGACCTCAGTCGATGCTTGGACAAATATAAGATTACGCCCAGCTGGTTTCTGTGTAATGCGCAGTGTTAGCCATATTTCAAGCACACTAAAGAAGAGATAAATAATAACCGGCACGAGAATAAGGCAATAAAGCACGGCTACCACGACTGTTTCTCCTCGCTACGCCAGCGCCGTGTCGTATAGACCAGAGCATACGTAGTTGTGAGCCCGAGGAGTACAAACAGTACTATAAATAGGTACTGAGTGCGATGAATATTGGCGCCTAGCGTATACGCAGACTCTGTGCTGAGTTTGCCGACGACTGTCCAGGTTTGACGACCGAATTCTGTGATAAGCCAACCGAGTTCAAGCATGACGAATCCGATACTACTGAAAGGGACTAGTACAATGCGTAGCCATCGCGGCTGTTTGTGAATTCGCCATCCATACCATACGACGAGCAATATAATAGCGCATGAGAGCCCGACAAGGATCATTTTGATGTCGAACATCGTATGCACAACTAAGAAAGGCCATTGGTCACGAGGAATTTCATTAAGACCTTGCACTTTTGTATCAGTGGACCATCCTACCAGCCAACTAAGGACACCTGGCAATACAATACCACCCGTTGCTTTGCCACTATCATCAATCATGCCGCCAATTCGCAGAGGAGCATTTGTCTGAGTGTTGTCTAGAATTTCAATTGCAGCTAATTTGTGCGGCTGAGTCGATGCGAGTAATACCGCGGATTGATGTCCCAGCACGGCGAGCGCGATAAGTAGTAGCCCGGCAATAACACCAAGCTGCAGCATAACAGACTGCAAGAATTTTTGCGCTACTAGCGTTTGTTTTTTTAGACTCCGCCACGCGATATAGCCAAGCACCAAAACAGTCGTGGAGAATAGGTAGCTGGCAACAGAGTGCATTACTTCATTGGCGGTTGTAGCGGTAAATATCGCTTCGGGGTTATTCATGTAGGCGTTCACCGACGTAATAAAGAATGCGGAACCAATCGTGCCGATGCTAATTGGTAGTCCGATCCAAAAATGCTTTATGCTGCCGATTGTATTTAACGTGCCTAAGTACCAGCTTAGGAACACCGCTTCAATGAGGAACATATAGCCCTCAAGCTGAAAAAGAACACCCACGCTAGGGCGCACGTGATCAAGAAAAGGTGCCCACAGTGTCGACAACTGAAGCGCAACTGCAGTTCCGGTGAAAACGCCGGCAACTACAAATACGGCAGCCCAAAGCGCCAGTAGGCGTGTTAGCCGTCGGTACTCATGGCTTTTGTGTCTCCAAGCCTGCCATTCAAAATAGCTCATTAGTACCGGCAAGCCGATAGAAATGGTGACAATAATGATATGTACAGCAAGAGTATGTCCGATGAGCTCGCGTCCAGCTGAGAGGGCATCCATGGGATATATTCGCTTTCTTCTTTATGCTTATGGCTATGTTTGCTATTATACATGCTGTGATAAAAATAATAACTATACGAGAAAGCTAATGGCGGTCCAGGTTACGATTGTCGGTGGGGGTTTTGGTGGAGTAAAAGCCGCGCTGGAGATCGCAAAGGACTCGAAAAGTCATGTTACACTTATTACTGATAGAGCCGACTTTCAGTACTACCCTACGCTCTATAGCAGTGCCACTGGCCATAGTCATGCCGAAAGTTGGGCGCCGCTTGGTGAGATTTTTGCCGATCATCCCAATGTTCACGTCTATGTCGATGAGATACAATCGATTGATCCAACAACCAAGTCGGTGATTGGCGTGTCGGGAACTCGCTATGACTACAAAACGCTCATCATTGCCATAGGGGTTGTCACTACCTACTTCAATATCCCCGGGCTCGAAACCTACGCCTATGGGATAAAAAATGCCGATGAAATTCACCGTCTAAAACAGCGGCTATTTATTGATATCGCCGAGAAGGGTGAGCTTGACAAGAACTATGTCATCATTGGAGCCGGACCAACCGGTGTCGAGCTAGCGGGTGCGATCGGTGAATATATCCGCCGACTATGTGATAACTACAGGGTGCGAAACGATAAGGCTAAAGTACGGCTTATCGAAGCTGCACCACGTGTATTGCCGCGGTCACACAAGAAAGTTAGCCAGAATGTGGCTCGCAGGCTCAGGGGACTTGGCGTCCGTATCGAAACCAACAAGCGTGTCGAGAAAGCTAATGCCCACGAATTGATTGTAAGCGGAAGTCCTATCGAGAGCCACACCGTTATTTGGACATCTGGTGTCTGCAATCATCCACTATTTGCGCGTCATCCTGACATTTTTACACTAGCCAAAAATGGTCGGGTGCAAGTTGACGACAAATTACAAGCTTACGAAGCCATCTATGTTATTGGGGACAATGCCGCCACGCCATATACGGGACTTGCGCAAACTGCTATTCATGATGCGAGATTTGTAGCCCGTCATCTCATGCATCGTACCGCGAAGCGTAGCTACCGGGCCGTACAGCCAGTACAGGCCATCCCAGTTGGTGCGGGATGGGCGGTAATCGAGTGGCGCTGGATACGAATTTATGGGTGGCTTGGGGCATGGATACGTCGTGTCGCTGACCTAGTGGGCTATAGCGAGCTTTTGCCGCTCGGCACATCTCTAGGATCGTGGCGTGCCGCGAAAGTATATGAAAACGATTATTTTACTC is part of the Candidatus Saccharibacteria bacterium genome and encodes:
- a CDS encoding cytochrome ubiquinol oxidase subunit I; this translates as MDALSAGRELIGHTLAVHIIIVTISIGLPVLMSYFEWQAWRHKSHEYRRLTRLLALWAAVFVVAGVFTGTAVALQLSTLWAPFLDHVRPSVGVLFQLEGYMFLIEAVFLSWYLGTLNTIGSIKHFWIGLPISIGTIGSAFFITSVNAYMNNPEAIFTATTANEVMHSVASYLFSTTVLVLGYIAWRSLKKQTLVAQKFLQSVMLQLGVIAGLLLIALAVLGHQSAVLLASTQPHKLAAIEILDNTQTNAPLRIGGMIDDSGKATGGIVLPGVLSWLVGWSTDTKVQGLNEIPRDQWPFLVVHTMFDIKMILVGLSCAIILLVVWYGWRIHKQPRWLRIVLVPFSSIGFVMLELGWLITEFGRQTWTVVGKLSTESAYTLGANIHRTQYLFIVLFVLLGLTTTYALVYTTRRWRSEEKQSW
- a CDS encoding FAD-dependent oxidoreductase; translation: MAVQVTIVGGGFGGVKAALEIAKDSKSHVTLITDRADFQYYPTLYSSATGHSHAESWAPLGEIFADHPNVHVYVDEIQSIDPTTKSVIGVSGTRYDYKTLIIAIGVVTTYFNIPGLETYAYGIKNADEIHRLKQRLFIDIAEKGELDKNYVIIGAGPTGVELAGAIGEYIRRLCDNYRVRNDKAKVRLIEAAPRVLPRSHKKVSQNVARRLRGLGVRIETNKRVEKANAHELIVSGSPIESHTVIWTSGVCNHPLFARHPDIFTLAKNGRVQVDDKLQAYEAIYVIGDNAATPYTGLAQTAIHDARFVARHLMHRTAKRSYRAVQPVQAIPVGAGWAVIEWRWIRIYGWLGAWIRRVADLVGYSELLPLGTSLGSWRAAKVYENDYFTPTSRTIPRRKKQ